CTGCCGGCCCCCGCGTATGCCACGCCGGGCTCGGCGGGCCTCGACCTGTGCGCCGCCGCCGAGGCCGAGCTCGTGCTCCAGCCCGGGGAGCGGGCGCTGGTGCCGACCGGCTTCGCGCTCGCGATCCCGCCGGGCTACGAGGGGCAGGTGCGCCCGCGCAGCGGCCTCGCGCTGCACGCGGGAGTGACTCTGGCCAACTCGCCCGGGACGATCGACTCGGACTATCGCGGCGAGGTCGCGGTGATCCTGGTGAACCTCGGGAGCGAGCCGTTCCGGCTGCGCAGGGGCGAGCGGATCGCGCAGCTCGTGATCGCGCCGGTGGCTCAGCCGGCGCTGAAAGAGGTCGGCAGCGCCGACGAGCTCGGTCCGACCAGCCGTGGCGCGGGTGGCTTCGGTCACACCGGGCGCTGAGGGGATGCAGGGCGGATTCCGCTAAGATCCGGTGAACTTGGAACCTGCGGACCGCGATCCGAGACCTGCGGCGCCCCTGGGCATTCCGTCCGTCTCCGCGCCGCATCCCCAGCGCCCGACCCCTCGGAGCGAGGAGCCCCAGGGCTGGGCCCCCACCAACCTGACCCTGCGCTGGATCACCGCCGGGCTGCTCGTGCCACCGGTGATCTGGGTGTGCTGGTACGGCGGCTGGGCCTACGTGGCGGTGGTGATCGGTTTCAGCCTGCTCGCGCTCAACGAGTTCTACGGCCTGATCATCGCCAAGGGTGCGACGCCGCACCGGCTGCTCGGCAACCTGGCGGCGGTCGGGCTCACGGTGATCGCCTACGTGGGCGACGCCTCGATCGCGAACGCCGCGCTCACCGCCACCTTGCTCACGCTCATGATCCTGCAGCTCACCAAGCAGGAGATCCGCGAGGCGATCGCGAGCGTGTCGGAGACCTTCTTCGGCGTGATCTACGTGGCGTGGCTCTTGTCGTACGCCGTGTCGGTGCGCTTCATCTCGGTCGAGCTCGAGCGGCGCTTCGGCGCGCCGGTCGATCCCGAGGTCGGCTTCTTCTACATGATCCTGTGCCTGACCTCGGTGGTGCTCTCCGACGCGGGCGCCTACTTCGTGGGCCGGTCGTACGGACGGCGCAAGCTGGCGCCGGCGATCAGTCCCAACAAGACCGTGGAAGGCGCGGTGGGTGGCGTGCTGACGGGCGGGCTGTTCGCATTGCTCGCGAAGTTCGTGTTCGCGGTGCTCGTGCCCGGTGACCTGGCGCGCGACCTGACCTGGGGCGCGTCGTTCTTGTTCGGCATGACGCTCGCGGCCGTCGCCGTGCTCGGCGACCTGATCGAGTCGGCGCTCAAGCGCGATGCCGCGCTGAAAGATGCCGGTGATCTGCTGCCCGGCGTGGGCGGCGTGCTCGACCGCATCGATTCGGCCTTGCTCGGCATCCCGGTGATGTACTACCTCCTGCTCGCGTACTACTGGACGCGCTACTCCGGCTAGCGCCACTCGCGTCCTGAGAAGAGGCCCTCCTGTGATCCCTCGGTACACCCTCGCCGCCATGGAGGCGGTCTGGTCGGAAGACCAGCGCTACGCGCTGTGGACGCGCATCGAGGTCGCGGTCTGCCGCGCGCTTGCGAAGCGCGGCGAGATCCCGCGCGACGCGTTCACCGCGATCGAGTCACGCGCCAAGGTGGACCCGGCGCGCGTTCTCGAGATCGAGGCGCGCGTGCACCACGACGTGAACGCCTTCCTCGACGCGCTGGCCGAGCAGATCGGACCCGCCTCGAGATACGTGCACCTGGGACTCACTTCCTCCGACGTGCTCGACACCTGCCTGGCGCTGCAGATCGCCGCCGCGCTCGACCTGGTGCTGGCCGAGTGCGAGCGCGCGCTCGGCGCGCTCGAGCGCCGCGCGCTCGAGTTCAAGCGCACCGTCTGCGTGGGGCGCACGCACGGCATCTTCGCCGAGCCGACCACGTTCGGGCTGAAGCTCCTGCGCGGCTGGGACGAGCTCGCGCGCGCCCGCGAGCGCCTGGTGCGCGCGCGCGGGCAGGGCGCGGTGGGCAAGCTCTCGGGCGCGGTCGGCACGTTCGCGCACCTCGATCCCGCCGTGGAGACCGAGGTGCTGGGCGAGCTGGGCCTGGCCGCGGCGCCCATCTCGACCCAGATCGTTTCGCGCGACCGCCACGCCGAAGTGTTGACCGCGCTGGCGCAGGCCGCGGGCGCGGTCGAGGCGATCGCGGTCGAGATGCGCCACCTCGCGCGCAGCGAGGTCGGCGAGGTGCAGGAGTTCTTCGGCTCCGAGCAGAAGGGCAGCTCGGCCATGCCGCACAAGCGCAACCCGTGGCGCTTCGAGACACTCACGGGCCTGGCGCGCGTGGTGCGCGGCTACGCGCTCTCGGGCCTCGAGAACACGGTGCTCTGGCACGAGCGCGACATCTCGAACAGCTCGGTCGAGCGCATCGTCTTCCCCGACGCCACCGCCGCGGTGCACTTCATGCTGCACCGCCTGGCCGACCTGATCGACAGCCTGGAAGTGAATCCCGAGCGCATGCGCGCGAACCTCGACTCGGCGCGAGGGCTCGTGTTCAGTCAGTCGGTGCT
This DNA window, taken from Myxococcota bacterium, encodes the following:
- a CDS encoding phosphatidate cytidylyltransferase, which produces MEPADRDPRPAAPLGIPSVSAPHPQRPTPRSEEPQGWAPTNLTLRWITAGLLVPPVIWVCWYGGWAYVAVVIGFSLLALNEFYGLIIAKGATPHRLLGNLAAVGLTVIAYVGDASIANAALTATLLTLMILQLTKQEIREAIASVSETFFGVIYVAWLLSYAVSVRFISVELERRFGAPVDPEVGFFYMILCLTSVVLSDAGAYFVGRSYGRRKLAPAISPNKTVEGAVGGVLTGGLFALLAKFVFAVLVPGDLARDLTWGASFLFGMTLAAVAVLGDLIESALKRDAALKDAGDLLPGVGGVLDRIDSALLGIPVMYYLLLAYYWTRYSG
- the purB gene encoding adenylosuccinate lyase; its protein translation is MIPRYTLAAMEAVWSEDQRYALWTRIEVAVCRALAKRGEIPRDAFTAIESRAKVDPARVLEIEARVHHDVNAFLDALAEQIGPASRYVHLGLTSSDVLDTCLALQIAAALDLVLAECERALGALERRALEFKRTVCVGRTHGIFAEPTTFGLKLLRGWDELARARERLVRARGQGAVGKLSGAVGTFAHLDPAVETEVLGELGLAAAPISTQIVSRDRHAEVLTALAQAAGAVEAIAVEMRHLARSEVGEVQEFFGSEQKGSSAMPHKRNPWRFETLTGLARVVRGYALSGLENTVLWHERDISNSSVERIVFPDATAAVHFMLHRLADLIDSLEVNPERMRANLDSARGLVFSQSVLLALARHGVSRQEAYRLVQKHALSAWDEGDHLYDRLARDPELGKVLDPDELVECFDLDRQLRNVDAIFARTLAAKGGTAK
- the dut gene encoding dUTP diphosphatase, which gives rise to MRGARDADLPAPAYATPGSAGLDLCAAAEAELVLQPGERALVPTGFALAIPPGYEGQVRPRSGLALHAGVTLANSPGTIDSDYRGEVAVILVNLGSEPFRLRRGERIAQLVIAPVAQPALKEVGSADELGPTSRGAGGFGHTGR